The genome window GAACATACATTGGAATAGATGATTTTTCTAATAAACTTTCTACGTAATTCTTTATCTTGCTTGCATCAGGAGTCCAAAAAGTATATGGCGGATCAATGTATACAACAACAGATTTTGGATCATACTTTAAAAAAATTTTAGGATCTACTCGCAAGCTATCCTTACGATGCAGAACACAATTTTCACCCAATGTCTTTGCCAATTGAACAAGTTCACCGAATCTTTCGTTAGTTAATTCCACTAAAACGGATTTTGCAAAACCCCGACTCAAAGCTTCGACACCCATCTGACCGGATCCCGCAAATAAATCTACAAACACAGATTCTGAAAATAGAATACTTCCATCTAATTGCAAACCTTCTAATATAGAAAAAACTGATTTTTTAACAATAGCTGGAGTGAAATGAGAATGGCCTTTGATTGGAGCTGGTATAGGAATCGCTCGCCCTTTCCATTTACCTGCCTGAACACGAAGTCCAGATGATTGACTCAAGGAGTTGCTCCACTGATTTTAGATGTAAGAGTCGTTTTTAACTTTTGAATTCGACTAACTAAAGATTGTTGAGGGTTCGCCTGCTCTGCTAATTGAAGAACAAAAAGAGAATCTCTCCATCTTTGGTTTTGATAAAAGTAGATAGCATAAAGATACAATCCTTCCGCATATCGTGACGATGTTGTTCCATCTTTGCGAAATCGAAATCCCCATTTTTCTGCATTGCTATCATTGCCAGCAACAATCAACCTTTCCAATACAAGGTAGATTGCATTATAAAAAATTGCATTTTTAACTTTCTTATCTGAATAACAAGTTTCTAAAGTCGAATCCATTTCCTTTAGATCACTCGCGGAAGAAATATAGATAAGTATGAACCTCTCATCTATTGCGTCACAGGTTTGTGCAATAATTTCTTGACGAGATCTATTTGCTACATATGAGTAATTGCCCTTCTTGAACTCGGTGAGTAGACTCCAATATGTTATGGATTCTTTCGCAGAAGCTTCAGTCTGACCAAGAATTCCCGAACTTCCAAGATACCCGAATATGATGAGAATCATAAACGATGCAAAGAAATTACCGAAAGGTCTCAAAGCTCCACTACGTTCTCCGATCCGCACATGGGACAGATCATCTCATCCAAATCCCCTGGTTCCCATCGGTGATCGCAATCTTCACATGCATAGGTAACACCTTCTAGGTCAAAATCGTCCGCTACTTCAAAATCATCATCATCAATGCTCATAGTATTTTATAACCATATTTCGGAATAAGTGTCAAGGGGGTTGGATAAAAAAAAGATGAATCTTGAGAAAAAACTATAAATCTGGTATTTATGGTCTATTTACCAAGGCATGAAAGCCATCGTAAGAAAAAATCCAAAGCCCCGATAATCCTCATTTTACTATTCCTCGGTTTGGTTGGCCTTGGAATCACGCAGTATCGTGAGATTAGGCTGTTTTTTGCCAAAGACCAAAGACAAAAGCTAGAGAAGCAAAAAGGTAAAATCATCAATTCTCTTGATAAAAACGAACTGACAGATGTATATGTAAGAGATTTCCAAACCTACAGTGTCGATTATCTCGACAAGGAACCTTTAGAAGCTAGTGCTTTCCACTTTCGGGCAAGGGCTCACTATTATGAACTTTTGCTTACGGGAGTGCGATTCGACTCATCATCGTTAGTTTCAAATCTTACAAATCCAATTAAAACAATATTTGGAGACAACCAGAAAACTGTTTCTGATCTCAAGGAAATGTTCGAATATGCAAGGAAAGCACAAGCTACGAATCCGGACTTTCACGAATCTGCTTCCAACCAATTTCTGCTTATGCTCGGAGAATTGGTTAGAGAAGTCAAGAAACCACAATCCATTTATAAAGATTACGCTGGCATAAAATTGGAAAATATAGATGTGGAACTTCAACATCCGTATGTCTGGCTTTTGTTTTATACAACTATTCGAAATGGGAACCAAAAAGACCTAGAAAATCTTTTACTTGAAAATGCAAAAGATGACTTCAAAGGCAAACTTCTATTTACCGAACGAGAAGAAAATTATCTCAAAGGAAATTGTTATTTCCATGCCAAAGACTATGTGTCAGCTTTAAATAGCTTGAGACAAGTTAAGACGTCCACTCCTGATATTATTACGAAGAATGCAATTTTGACGGAGGCAAAAATTTTCTATGCTCAGAATCTTCCTCAAAAAGCGGTCGATCTATTATCAGATTCCTACGAAAACTTTGGAAAGAGCCATAAGGAATTTCTTCCTCTTCTCAAAACTTGGTCAGGGCTTAGACCCGATCTAAAAATCAAAATTACCTTTGAAGAAGAGCCTCAAGAAATCAATGATGAGATTGATTAAATACGATCTTATCGATAACGCATCCAAGTCGAAAATGATGTATTTGTTTAATCCAATAAACGAGATAGAAAATCATTGAGAGAACATATATCTGTTAATTTGATTGATTCAATTTAAAATATTAAGGAATTCCATAATGCAAAATTTTCATTTAAGCAATACATCATCATTGATCTTCAAAATTGTAAAAGTTTTCGTATTCGTTCTTCTAATTGGAAGCTGTGGACTTTTTGAAAAAAAAATTCCTCCAGGCGGTGAATTCTGCAATGTCTTAGTCAAACCTCCTGAATGTATAAATGTAGATTTTAAAGAACTGAAAATAAATTTCTCCGAAGAAGAAAAATATCCACTTACAATGATCAATCGAGTTCAGTACAGTTTCAATAGAAATGACTCCATCATCAATTTAGATTTACATTCAGAAAATCGAATACAATTGTCTGATGGGAAATTTTATCTTCGAAGGAAAGTAAAAAGATGAAATCTATATCTGAACTGCAAGCAGAAGTTATTGAAGAATTCGAAGATGTTATTGATTGGGAAGAAAGATTTCAAATTTTAATTGAGATGGGAGAAGCACTTCCGCCTTATCCTGAAGACAAGAAAAAAGATGATTATCTAGTTCCAGGTTGTCAGTCTCGAGTCTGGGTTGCGCCTGAAATTGTGGATGGCAAATTGTTTTTCTATGCTGACAGCGATACTTCTCTTACGAAAGGATTAATAGCCATTCTTGTTAAAGTGTTCAGTGGTCATAGTCCAGAAGAAATTTCCAATAGCAATCTGGACTTTATTGAACAGATTGGACTTCAGAAATTTCTATCCATCAGCAGACGCAATGGATTGAGCAACATGATTCAAATTGTCATGAATTACGCAAAAACCTAAAATAATGCTAGCACTCCATTTCTGAATATTTTAGAATTGTATCTTGATTCTAGAAGAAAAGGTGGTTCTATGCTTCGATTCTTTTTATCCGTTCTTTTTGTAACAATCATTCTCTTATCGAGTAATTGTGGTAAACCATCGATTGAATTAAAGCCGTATGGTGATCCCATTGTTTTAGAAGATCTCAAACCACCAAGACGTGATTACTGGCCAACTCAAGCTTGGAGAGTTTCCAAACCAGAAGCGCAAGGAATGAATTCCTCAAAACTCCTTGAAATGGAAAAATATGCATTTACTATTGAAGGAACGCCAGAAGACCGTCAAGGTACGAGAACGGACGGTGTGGTTATTATTCGGAATGGCTACCTTGTGTACGAAAATTACGGACGTGGATATTCCGCCGAACAAAAACATTTAATCTGGTCCATCGCAAAGAGCTATACAAATGCTTTGGTTGGAGTTGCAGTTAGCAAAGGATTGGTGCAACTTGACGATCCAGCTTATAAATATGTTCCAGAACTAGGGCATAGCGAAGAACATAAGAAGATCACAATTCGTCATATTTTGAATATGTCATCTGGACTTGAGGCAAGTGAAGGCTATGAAAGTAGTCCACTAGTGTCGACAGTGATTGCAATGCTCTATACTAAGGGTCGAGCGAATATGGGAGCTTACTCGGCTTCCCTTGGCTTACGAGCAGAGCCTGGTAGCTTCGTTTATTATTCTTCGTGTGATACGAACATTTTGTCACTCGCATTACAAAACATATATGGCAAAGAGGTTTATTCTGATCTGCCTTGGAAAGATATTTTCAATCCATTGGGAATTAAAAATGTTACATACGAGCGGGATGGCAATGATGTTTTTGTCGGATCTTCTTATATTTATACAACTCCAAGGGATATGGCAAAATTCGGTTACCTATATTTAAATGACGGTATCTGGGAGAACAAAAGAATCCTTCCGCAAGGTTGGGTAACGCTATCAAGAACCCCATCACCAGCTTACAAAAGCACTCCTTATTACACTAAACTAGAAGAGGATAATTATACAGCTCAATGGTATGCTAATACTGGTGTTCCAGAAGCTGGAATACCTAAGCCAATGCCAGATGCTCCAGCGGACACTTTCTACGGTTCTGGACATTGGGGTCAACGCCTCTTTGTAATTCCCAGTCTTGACCTAGTTATTGTGCGGGTTGGAGATGATAGAAATGTGAAATTTTTTGACAATAACTTATTTATTAAATACATCGTTGAGAGTATCCAATGAAAACTAAAACTATTATAATCGCTGTTATACTTTTTGTAATTTTTGATCTAGCTTTGTTTTGGAGTGTTTCCAATTGGAATAATCTTCGGGCATTTCCTTCAATCATCTCTTCTTTCTATTCCAAAGAATTCTGTTCTTGTTACTATGTTGTTGAGAGAGACGAAGATTTCTGCCATAATTACGCACGTCAATGGGTTCCCATCAGTGATTTCAAAATAGACGAAGAAAACAAAAGAATCATAGTATCTGGATTGGGCAGAACCAATTCAGCCAAATTTACTGGATCAAAATATGGATGTGTTCTCGAAGAATT of Leptospira sp. GIMC2001 contains these proteins:
- a CDS encoding RsmD family RNA methyltransferase, which codes for MSQSSGLRVQAGKWKGRAIPIPAPIKGHSHFTPAIVKKSVFSILEGLQLDGSILFSESVFVDLFAGSGQMGVEALSRGFAKSVLVELTNERFGELVQLAKTLGENCVLHRKDSLRVDPKIFLKYDPKSVVVYIDPPYTFWTPDASKIKNYVESLLEKSSIPMYVLVQGPDKPIVEDWESREFGSSKLYILKNEMWNVL
- a CDS encoding SufE family protein encodes the protein MKSISELQAEVIEEFEDVIDWEERFQILIEMGEALPPYPEDKKKDDYLVPGCQSRVWVAPEIVDGKLFFYADSDTSLTKGLIAILVKVFSGHSPEEISNSNLDFIEQIGLQKFLSISRRNGLSNMIQIVMNYAKT
- a CDS encoding serine hydrolase domain-containing protein gives rise to the protein MLRFFLSVLFVTIILLSSNCGKPSIELKPYGDPIVLEDLKPPRRDYWPTQAWRVSKPEAQGMNSSKLLEMEKYAFTIEGTPEDRQGTRTDGVVIIRNGYLVYENYGRGYSAEQKHLIWSIAKSYTNALVGVAVSKGLVQLDDPAYKYVPELGHSEEHKKITIRHILNMSSGLEASEGYESSPLVSTVIAMLYTKGRANMGAYSASLGLRAEPGSFVYYSSCDTNILSLALQNIYGKEVYSDLPWKDIFNPLGIKNVTYERDGNDVFVGSSYIYTTPRDMAKFGYLYLNDGIWENKRILPQGWVTLSRTPSPAYKSTPYYTKLEEDNYTAQWYANTGVPEAGIPKPMPDAPADTFYGSGHWGQRLFVIPSLDLVIVRVGDDRNVKFFDNNLFIKYIVESIQ